A region of Thiofilum sp. DNA encodes the following proteins:
- the fabA gene encoding 3-hydroxyacyl-[acyl-carrier-protein] dehydratase FabA produces the protein MSRQASFNREELLQCGHGQMFGPGNAQLPVPNMLMMDRIVEITDHGGAHGKGNIIAELDINPDLWFFACHFPGDPVMPGCLGLDAMWQMVGFYLAWLGNPGHGRALGVGEVKFFGQVLPKAQKVTYRIELKRVITRKLVMGIADGSLEVDGKEIYTAKDLRVGLFTSTENF, from the coding sequence ATGTCTAGACAAGCCAGTTTTAATCGTGAGGAACTCTTACAATGCGGTCATGGCCAAATGTTTGGGCCGGGGAACGCTCAGTTACCTGTGCCGAATATGCTGATGATGGATCGAATTGTTGAGATTACAGATCATGGTGGAGCACACGGCAAGGGTAATATCATTGCTGAGTTAGATATTAATCCAGACCTATGGTTTTTTGCCTGTCACTTCCCCGGAGATCCGGTTATGCCGGGGTGTTTGGGTTTAGATGCTATGTGGCAAATGGTGGGATTTTATTTGGCTTGGTTAGGTAACCCCGGACATGGACGAGCCTTAGGTGTGGGCGAAGTTAAATTCTTTGGTCAGGTACTCCCGAAAGCGCAAAAGGTGACTTATAGAATTGAATTAAAACGTGTTATTACGCGTAAATTAGTCATGGGAATTGCGGACGGTAGTTTAGAGGTGGATGGTAAGGAAATTTATACAGCTAAAGATCTACGCGTAGGTTTATTCACTTCCACCGAAAATTTTTAA
- a CDS encoding type B 50S ribosomal protein L31 codes for MKPGIHPNYREVVFQDLTSGFTFLTRSTAETRDTINYEGKDYPLIKVEISSQSHPFYTGKQATALSTAGQIDKFNRRYQRG; via the coding sequence ATGAAGCCCGGTATTCATCCAAATTATAGAGAAGTCGTATTCCAGGATCTGACTAGCGGCTTCACGTTCTTAACACGTTCAACCGCTGAAACTAGAGATACTATTAATTATGAAGGTAAAGACTACCCTCTGATTAAAGTGGAGATTTCTAGTCAATCTCACCCTTTCTACACCGGTAAGCAAGCGACCGCTCTTTCTACAGCGGGTCAGATTGATAAATTCAATCGTCGCTATCAACGCGGTTAA
- a CDS encoding malic enzyme-like NAD(P)-binding protein, whose protein sequence is MIKDLRHDALQYHAEPKPGKIALHISKPTNTQRDLSLAYTPGVAEPVKAIAANPEDAYRYTSKGNLVAVISDGSAILGLGNLGALASKPVMEGKGVLFKRFADVDVFDIEVATQDVEEFITVVKNIAGTFGGINLEDISAPRCFEIEKRLQAMLDIPVFHDDQHGTAVIIAAGLINALEIQGKTIDQVKIVCLGAGAAGIASMNMLTALGAKKENLFMVDSKGIIHTERSDLNEYKAAYAQNTSLRTLADACTGADVFIGLSGPNLLTPEMLKVMADKPIVFALSNPNPEIARDLAMQTRDDLIMATGRSDYPNQINNVLGFPFLFRGALDVRAKCINTEMLVAAVHGLAKLAREPVPPAVLEAYNLESLEFGKEYFIPKPLDARLRERIPAIVSQAAIDSGVARLELLR, encoded by the coding sequence ATGATTAAAGATTTGCGCCATGATGCCCTACAGTATCATGCTGAACCCAAGCCCGGCAAAATCGCTTTACACATCAGTAAACCCACCAATACCCAGCGTGACTTATCCCTAGCCTATACCCCTGGGGTTGCAGAACCTGTTAAAGCCATAGCGGCTAATCCAGAAGATGCGTATCGCTACACGAGTAAAGGTAATCTGGTAGCTGTTATTAGTGATGGATCGGCGATTTTGGGTTTAGGTAACTTGGGTGCTCTGGCCAGTAAGCCCGTCATGGAAGGTAAAGGTGTGTTATTTAAGCGCTTTGCTGATGTGGATGTATTTGATATTGAGGTAGCCACTCAGGATGTTGAAGAATTCATTACCGTCGTTAAAAACATTGCAGGGACTTTTGGTGGGATTAATCTAGAAGATATTAGTGCACCGCGTTGCTTTGAAATTGAAAAGCGCTTGCAAGCGATGCTGGATATTCCGGTATTCCATGATGATCAGCACGGTACTGCGGTTATTATTGCCGCAGGTCTGATTAATGCCTTAGAAATTCAAGGCAAAACGATTGATCAGGTAAAAATCGTATGTTTAGGTGCAGGGGCGGCGGGTATTGCGTCTATGAATATGCTCACCGCATTAGGCGCTAAAAAAGAAAACCTGTTTATGGTGGATAGTAAAGGTATTATTCATACCGAGCGCAGCGACTTAAATGAATATAAAGCAGCATATGCGCAAAATACCTCATTACGTACCTTAGCAGATGCTTGTACAGGTGCGGATGTATTTATTGGTTTATCAGGACCTAATTTATTAACGCCTGAAATGTTAAAGGTAATGGCTGATAAACCTATTGTCTTTGCTTTATCGAATCCTAATCCTGAAATAGCCCGCGATTTAGCCATGCAAACGCGGGATGATTTAATTATGGCAACAGGACGTAGTGATTATCCTAATCAAATTAATAATGTCTTAGGCTTCCCGTTTTTATTTCGAGGCGCATTAGATGTGCGGGCTAAATGTATTAATACTGAAATGTTAGTTGCTGCCGTGCATGGTTTAGCCAAGCTAGCGCGTGAACCTGTGCCACCAGCGGTATTAGAGGCTTATAATTTAGAGTCTTTAGAGTTTGGCAAAGAGTATTTTATTCCTAAACCACTCGATGCACGGTTACGCGAGCGTATTCCAGCGATTGTCTCACAAGCGGCTATTGATTCAGGGGTAGCACGTTTGGAGTTGCTGCGTTAA